One Pseudomonas sp. HOU2 genomic window carries:
- a CDS encoding methyl-accepting chemotaxis protein — MSLRNLNIAPRAFLGFAFIALLVIVLGVFAVNRMTTIRQTSIDMETNQLPSVTYLGVVTENVLRLRILSFRILVNRDPAGLQEAQTRIGVLVDKVRSAQASYAALPAGSEELAQYKAFAATLENYLQAQNQMMELSRQDKVEEMRTLINTRIKDGTDQMGEQLNKLIAINAAGAKDASAQAGEHYDSAITGIVIVAVVAALATVLLALLLTRSIVTPLNRAVLAAQTIAGGNLSKTIEVDGKDEPARLLEALALMQTNLRKTIEQIAGSATQLGAAAEELSAVTEEASRGLQQQNDEIEQAATAVNEMTAAVEEVARNAVSTSEASNQSTQAAREGRDQVVKTVDAIQTMTHDVQNTAQMIEGLAAQGRDIGKVLDVIRAIAEQTNLLALNAAIEAARAGEAGRGFAVVADEVRALAHRTAQSTQEIEKMVAGIQNGTGEAVSSMQQSNQRTQTTLEMARAAGVALEQITQSIHQINERNLVIASASEEQAQVSREVDRNLVNIRDLATQSAAGANQTSAATHELSRLAVDLNAMVARFVI; from the coding sequence ATGTCCTTGCGTAACCTGAATATCGCGCCCCGTGCCTTCCTCGGTTTTGCCTTTATTGCCTTGCTGGTGATCGTTCTTGGCGTGTTCGCCGTCAACCGCATGACGACCATTCGCCAGACCTCCATCGACATGGAGACCAATCAACTGCCCAGCGTGACCTACCTTGGCGTGGTGACGGAAAACGTTTTGCGCCTGCGGATCCTGTCGTTCCGGATTCTGGTCAACCGCGACCCGGCAGGTCTGCAAGAAGCGCAAACGCGCATCGGCGTGCTGGTGGACAAGGTGCGCAGTGCTCAGGCCAGTTATGCCGCGTTGCCCGCCGGTAGCGAAGAGCTGGCGCAATACAAAGCGTTCGCCGCGACGCTGGAGAACTATCTGCAAGCGCAAAACCAGATGATGGAGCTGTCGCGTCAGGACAAGGTCGAGGAGATGCGCACCCTGATCAATACGCGAATCAAGGACGGCACCGATCAGATGGGCGAGCAGCTCAACAAACTGATTGCGATCAACGCCGCCGGTGCGAAAGACGCGTCCGCTCAAGCGGGCGAGCACTACGACAGCGCCATCACCGGCATCGTCATTGTCGCGGTGGTTGCCGCTTTGGCGACGGTGCTGTTGGCCCTGCTGCTGACCCGCAGCATCGTTACCCCGCTGAACCGTGCAGTGCTGGCGGCGCAAACCATTGCCGGCGGCAACCTGAGCAAAACCATTGAAGTCGACGGCAAGGACGAACCGGCCCGCCTGCTCGAAGCGCTGGCCCTGATGCAGACCAACCTGCGCAAAACCATCGAACAGATCGCCGGCTCCGCCACGCAACTTGGCGCTGCTGCCGAAGAGCTTAGCGCGGTCACCGAAGAGGCTTCCCGTGGTCTGCAGCAGCAGAACGATGAAATCGAGCAGGCTGCCACCGCCGTCAACGAGATGACCGCCGCTGTGGAAGAAGTCGCACGCAACGCGGTGTCGACCTCCGAAGCCTCGAACCAGTCGACCCAGGCCGCTCGCGAAGGTCGCGACCAGGTGGTGAAAACCGTCGACGCGATCCAGACCATGACCCACGACGTGCAGAACACCGCGCAAATGATCGAAGGCCTCGCCGCGCAGGGCCGCGACATTGGCAAGGTGCTCGACGTGATTCGCGCCATCGCCGAACAGACCAACCTGCTGGCGCTCAACGCGGCGATCGAAGCGGCGCGTGCCGGTGAGGCCGGACGCGGTTTCGCCGTAGTAGCGGACGAGGTGCGCGCCTTGGCCCATCGCACCGCGCAATCGACCCAGGAAATCGAAAAAATGGTCGCCGGCATCCAGAACGGCACGGGTGAAGCGGTTTCGTCGATGCAGCAAAGCAACCAGCGCACCCAGACCACCCTGGAAATGGCCCGCGCCGCCGGTGTGGCGCTGGAACAGATCACCCAGTCGATCCATCAGATCAACGAGCGCAACCTGGTGATCGCCAGCGCCTCGGAAGAACAGGCGCAGGTCTCCCGTGAAGTTGATCGCAACCTGGTCAATATTCGCGACCTGGCCACCCAATCGGCTGCCGGGGCCAACCAGACCAGCGCCGCCACCCATGAACTGTCGCGTCTGGCAGTGGATTTGAATGCCATGGTGGCGCGGTTTGTGATTTGA
- a CDS encoding glycerate kinase, with translation MKIVIAPDSFKDSLSAQGVAEAIALGLAQVWPQATLVKCPMADGGEGTVESILAACEGELRRTRVRGPLGTPVDAAWGWLPHNHTAIIEMAEASGLQLVPTGQRDACITSTFGTGELIRAALDAGAQRVILAIGGSATNDGGAGAMQALGLKLFDAQGQPLVPGGLALAQLAHLDLSDLDSRLAQVRFDIAADVNNPLCGPHGASAIFGPQKGASPAQVQQLDQALGHFAELCAQALGKDVRDEPGSGAAGGLGFAAKAFLGAQFQAGVEVVAELVGLAEAVNGADLVITGEGRFDAQTLRGKTPFGVARIAKQHDVPVIVIAGTLGEGYQELYEHGIDAAFAVTSGPMTLEQACAEAPRLLRERAADIARVWQMAKLNS, from the coding sequence ATGAAGATCGTCATCGCCCCCGATTCGTTCAAGGACAGCCTGAGTGCCCAAGGCGTTGCCGAGGCCATTGCCCTGGGGCTGGCGCAAGTCTGGCCGCAGGCGACATTGGTCAAGTGCCCGATGGCCGACGGTGGCGAGGGCACGGTGGAGTCGATTCTTGCCGCGTGTGAAGGCGAGCTGCGCCGCACCCGCGTACGCGGGCCGTTGGGCACACCGGTCGATGCCGCGTGGGGCTGGCTGCCACACAACCACACCGCGATCATCGAAATGGCCGAGGCCAGTGGTTTGCAATTGGTACCCACAGGGCAGCGCGATGCCTGCATCACCAGCACCTTCGGCACCGGTGAACTGATTCGCGCCGCGCTGGATGCCGGTGCGCAACGGGTGATTCTGGCGATTGGCGGCAGCGCCACCAACGACGGCGGCGCCGGCGCGATGCAGGCGCTCGGTTTGAAATTGTTCGATGCGCAAGGCCAGCCACTGGTGCCGGGTGGTCTTGCCTTGGCGCAATTGGCCCATCTGGATCTGAGTGATCTGGATTCGCGTCTGGCCCAAGTGCGCTTCGACATCGCCGCGGACGTCAACAATCCGCTGTGCGGCCCGCACGGCGCCTCGGCGATTTTCGGCCCGCAAAAGGGCGCGTCACCGGCACAGGTGCAGCAACTGGATCAGGCGCTGGGCCACTTCGCCGAACTCTGCGCGCAGGCGTTGGGCAAGGACGTTCGCGATGAGCCGGGCAGCGGTGCAGCGGGTGGACTGGGTTTTGCGGCGAAGGCGTTTCTCGGTGCGCAATTTCAGGCCGGCGTTGAAGTGGTGGCCGAGTTGGTCGGGCTGGCCGAAGCGGTCAACGGCGCCGATCTGGTGATCACCGGCGAAGGGCGGTTCGACGCGCAAACCCTGCGCGGCAAGACCCCGTTCGGCGTGGCGCGGATTGCCAAGCAACACGATGTCCCGGTGATTGTCATCGCCGGCACCCTGGGCGAGGGTTATCAGGAACTCTACGAGCACGGCATCGATGCGGCCTTCGCCGTGACCAGCGGCCCGATGACCCTCGAACAGGCCTGCGCCGAGGCTCCGCGTTTGTTGCGTGAGCGCGCGGCTGACATTGCCCGGGTCTGGCAGATGGCCAAACTCAATAGCTGA
- a CDS encoding sugar diacid recognition domain-containing protein, producing the protein MFELDHDLAQDIVDRAMAILPYNVNVMDSQGLILGSGEPERINTRHEGAQLVLANGRVVEIDAQTAVHLKGVQPGINLPLLLDQRLIGVLGITGEPEQLRTYAELVRMTAEMLVGQRNQQAEQQWRRQRCDDLLALLLSDAGDSPRLVDEAQQLGLKPQLTRVPYLFELGLEHGPGQTVEALSAWLTSRYPDSWCVSSAKSSLLWCRPASQTVEHDRLLEKLDGLGWNILRIAVGGQADGLAGLRRCYRRVGDLLAYGRDVLPHSRLLTLNRYRLPVMLWRHRNDDALDELLKPLRKVITKDGNGQLLATLRSWCEHDGQSQACADALGIHRNSLRYRMERIAEISGVDPLRLDGMLALYLGVQLLPQTDLAV; encoded by the coding sequence ATGTTCGAACTCGATCACGACCTCGCTCAGGATATCGTCGACCGGGCCATGGCCATTTTGCCCTACAACGTCAACGTCATGGACAGCCAGGGGCTGATCCTCGGCAGCGGCGAGCCGGAGCGCATCAACACCCGTCACGAAGGTGCGCAACTGGTGCTGGCCAACGGGCGGGTGGTGGAGATCGACGCGCAAACCGCCGTGCATTTGAAGGGCGTGCAGCCGGGGATCAACCTGCCGCTGCTGCTCGATCAGCGGTTGATCGGCGTACTTGGCATCACCGGCGAACCGGAGCAACTGCGCACCTACGCCGAACTGGTGCGCATGACCGCCGAAATGCTCGTCGGCCAGCGCAACCAGCAGGCCGAGCAGCAATGGCGACGCCAGCGTTGCGATGACCTGTTGGCGTTGCTGTTGAGCGACGCCGGCGACTCGCCGCGGCTGGTCGATGAGGCGCAGCAACTGGGGCTCAAGCCGCAATTGACCCGGGTGCCGTATCTGTTCGAGCTGGGTCTGGAGCACGGGCCGGGGCAGACCGTCGAGGCCTTGAGCGCCTGGCTGACCTCGCGCTACCCGGACAGTTGGTGCGTGAGTTCGGCCAAGTCATCGCTGCTGTGGTGCCGGCCCGCAAGTCAGACGGTTGAACATGATCGTCTGCTGGAAAAGCTTGATGGCCTCGGCTGGAACATTCTGCGCATCGCTGTGGGTGGGCAGGCGGATGGGCTGGCCGGGTTACGCCGTTGCTATCGGCGGGTCGGCGATTTGCTTGCCTATGGCCGGGATGTGCTGCCGCACTCGCGTTTGCTGACCCTCAACCGCTATCGCTTGCCGGTGATGCTCTGGCGCCATCGCAACGATGATGCGCTGGATGAATTGCTCAAACCGTTGCGCAAGGTCATCACCAAGGATGGCAACGGCCAGTTGCTCGCGACCCTGCGCAGTTGGTGTGAACACGATGGGCAGAGTCAGGCGTGTGCCGATGCATTGGGCATTCATCGCAACAGCCTGCGTTACCGGATGGAGCGGATTGCCGAGATCAGCGGGGTGGATCCGCTGCGGCTGGACGGGATGTTGGCGTTGTACCTTGGGGTGCAATTGCTGCCGCAGACTGATCTAGCTGTATGA
- a CDS encoding MFS transporter yields the protein MSQSAAATQTIDDGKNAVYKRITLRLIPFIFICYLFNYLDRVNVGFAKLQMLDALKFSETVYGLGAGIFFIGYVLCGVPSNLALTRFGPRRWIALMMITWGTLSTCLLFVTTPTQFYTLRLFTGAAEAGFFPGVVLYLSQWFPTFRRGRIMALFMSAIPVSGLLGSPFSGWILNHFAAGQGGLAGWQWMFLLQGIPTVILGALAYFLLSDSFANAKWLSPHERAVLEADQAEDLANKPKTTSDSLLAVFKNPAIWAFGLIYFCIQSGVYAINFWLPSIIKNLGFSDNLVIGWLSAIPYLLAAVFMLLVGRSADLRKERRWHLVVPMLMGALGLLIAVNFAANPAIAILGLTIATMGALTGLPMFWPVPTALLSAGAAAGGLALINSMGQMAGFLSPYLVGWVKDSTGSTDAALYLLAGVIVGGSLLALRMTRTLRA from the coding sequence ATGTCGCAGAGCGCCGCAGCTACCCAGACCATCGATGACGGTAAAAACGCCGTCTACAAACGCATCACCCTGCGTTTGATCCCCTTCATCTTCATCTGCTACCTGTTCAACTACCTCGACCGGGTCAACGTTGGCTTCGCCAAACTGCAGATGCTCGACGCACTGAAGTTCAGCGAAACCGTGTACGGCCTCGGTGCCGGGATCTTCTTCATCGGCTACGTGCTGTGCGGCGTGCCGAGCAATCTGGCCTTGACCCGATTCGGCCCGCGCCGCTGGATCGCGCTGATGATGATCACTTGGGGCACGCTGTCGACCTGTCTGTTGTTCGTCACCACCCCGACCCAGTTCTACACCCTGCGCCTGTTCACTGGCGCCGCCGAAGCCGGGTTCTTCCCCGGTGTGGTGCTGTACCTCTCGCAGTGGTTCCCGACGTTCCGCCGTGGGCGGATCATGGCACTGTTCATGTCGGCGATCCCGGTGTCCGGTTTGCTCGGCAGTCCGTTTTCCGGCTGGATTCTCAATCACTTCGCCGCAGGCCAGGGCGGTCTGGCCGGCTGGCAGTGGATGTTTCTGCTGCAAGGCATTCCAACGGTCATCCTCGGCGCCCTCGCCTATTTCCTGCTGAGCGACAGCTTTGCCAACGCCAAGTGGCTGAGCCCGCATGAGCGCGCGGTGCTCGAGGCGGATCAGGCCGAAGACCTGGCGAACAAGCCGAAAACCACTTCCGACTCGCTGCTCGCGGTGTTCAAGAACCCGGCGATCTGGGCATTCGGCCTGATCTACTTCTGCATCCAGAGCGGCGTGTACGCGATCAACTTCTGGCTGCCGTCGATCATCAAGAACCTCGGCTTCAGTGACAACCTGGTGATCGGCTGGCTGAGCGCGATCCCCTATCTGCTGGCGGCGGTGTTCATGTTGCTGGTCGGGCGTTCGGCAGACTTGCGCAAAGAACGGCGCTGGCACTTGGTGGTGCCGATGTTGATGGGCGCGCTCGGTCTGCTGATTGCGGTGAACTTCGCCGCCAACCCGGCCATCGCCATTCTCGGCCTGACCATCGCGACCATGGGCGCGCTGACCGGACTGCCGATGTTCTGGCCGGTGCCGACCGCCCTGTTGAGCGCGGGCGCGGCGGCCGGTGGTCTGGCGTTGATCAACTCGATGGGGCAAATGGCCGGTTTCCTCAGCCCGTACCTGGTGGGTTGGGTCAAGGACAGCACCGGTTCGACCGATGCGGCGTTGTATTTGCTGGCGGGTGTGATCGTTGGCGGCAGCTTGCTGGCGTTGCGCATGACGCGGACGTTGCGCGCGTAA